Proteins encoded in a region of the Mycolicibacterium duvalii genome:
- a CDS encoding phosphatase PAP2 family protein: MDEHPHGEDAVLVAVQSALAKQPAILPVARGLSHFGEHSLGWLVVSGLGAAVAPARRREYLAAGVGAFLAHAAAVVIKRVVRRPRPSHPAIAVNVGTPSRLSFPSAHATSTTAAAMLLARPTGLPLQALLVPPMALSRLVLGVHYPSDVLAGIVVGAVVGKSVDRVARRAGTVEGGSR, from the coding sequence ATGGATGAGCACCCGCACGGCGAGGACGCCGTGCTGGTGGCCGTGCAGTCGGCGCTGGCCAAACAGCCCGCGATCCTGCCCGTGGCACGCGGTCTGTCGCACTTCGGCGAGCACAGCCTCGGCTGGCTCGTGGTCTCGGGGCTGGGCGCCGCGGTGGCCCCGGCCCGGCGCCGCGAGTATCTGGCCGCCGGGGTCGGCGCGTTCCTCGCACACGCCGCCGCGGTGGTGATCAAACGCGTGGTGCGCCGACCGCGGCCCAGCCACCCGGCGATCGCGGTCAACGTGGGCACCCCCAGCCGGCTGAGCTTCCCGTCGGCACACGCCACGTCGACGACGGCTGCTGCGATGCTGCTGGCGCGGCCCACCGGTTTGCCGCTGCAGGCGCTGCTGGTGCCGCCCATGGCGTTGTCGCGTCTGGTGCTCGGAGTGCACTATCCCAGCGACGTGCTCGCCGGGATCGTGGTCGGCGCCGTCGTCGGAAAGTCCGTGGACCGGGTCGCGCGGCGGGCCGGCACGGTTGAAGGAGGGTCCCGATGA
- a CDS encoding glycosyltransferase, producing the protein MSDIPSGALAAGQSRAASLLARVILPRPGEPLDVRKLYIEESDTNARRAHAPSRTTLEIGADSEVSFATYFNAFPASYWRRWSSLDTVVLRVELTGSARVDVYRSKSTGARITVGGAPVVSAAGSEEPGVVEFEIDLTPFEDGGWVWFDVTTDSASTLRAAGWYAPVPAPGRANVTVGIPTFNRPADCVNALAALTSDPLVDAVIGAVVVSDQGTRKAKDHPDFAAAAAALGDRLSIHNQPNLGGSGGYSRVMYEALKNTDCEQILFMDDDIRIEPDSILRALALNRFAKSPMLVGGQMLNLQEPSHLHVMGEMVDQANFMWTNALNTEYDHNFAKYPLADEDEPRSQLLHRRIDVDYNGWWMCMIPRRVAEELGQPLPLFIKWDDAEYGLRAGEHGYPTVTLPGAAIWHMAWSDKDDAIDWQAYFHLRNRLIVAALHWDGNIRGLVASHFKATMKHLLCLEYSTVAIQNKAMDDFLAGPENLFSILESALPQVRAMREEFPDAVVLPGATALPPPSDRRRRPVKIPTNPPAILWRLSRGVIHQLKPHDPEHHRRPELNVATQDARWFTLCKVDGVTVTTADGRGVVYRQRDRDMMADLLRESLKRQALLVRRFDKLRKQYRAALPMLTSTQKWEDVLNPAPEPAHG; encoded by the coding sequence ATGAGTGACATCCCGTCCGGTGCCCTGGCCGCCGGGCAGTCGCGCGCGGCGAGCCTGCTGGCGCGCGTGATCCTGCCCCGGCCCGGTGAGCCGCTCGACGTCCGCAAGCTCTACATCGAGGAGTCCGACACCAACGCGCGGCGGGCGCACGCGCCGTCGCGCACCACGCTGGAGATCGGCGCCGACTCCGAGGTGTCGTTCGCCACCTACTTCAACGCGTTCCCGGCCAGTTACTGGCGCCGCTGGTCGTCGCTGGACACGGTGGTGCTGCGGGTCGAATTGACCGGCAGCGCGCGTGTGGACGTCTACCGCTCGAAATCGACCGGGGCGCGGATCACCGTCGGCGGTGCGCCGGTCGTCAGCGCCGCGGGCTCCGAGGAGCCCGGGGTGGTCGAGTTCGAGATCGACCTGACGCCGTTCGAGGACGGCGGCTGGGTGTGGTTCGACGTCACCACGGACTCCGCGTCGACGCTGCGTGCGGCCGGGTGGTACGCACCGGTGCCGGCGCCGGGCCGGGCCAACGTCACCGTCGGTATCCCGACGTTCAACCGGCCCGCCGACTGTGTCAACGCGCTGGCGGCGCTGACCTCCGACCCGCTGGTCGACGCGGTGATCGGTGCCGTCGTGGTCTCCGATCAGGGCACCAGGAAAGCCAAGGACCATCCCGACTTCGCGGCCGCGGCCGCAGCACTCGGGGACCGGCTGTCCATCCACAACCAGCCCAACCTCGGTGGCTCCGGCGGCTACAGCCGGGTGATGTACGAAGCACTGAAGAACACCGACTGCGAACAGATCCTGTTCATGGACGACGACATCCGCATCGAGCCCGACTCGATCCTGCGGGCGTTGGCGCTCAACCGCTTCGCCAAGAGCCCCATGCTGGTCGGCGGTCAGATGCTCAACCTGCAGGAGCCGTCACACCTGCACGTCATGGGTGAGATGGTCGATCAGGCCAACTTCATGTGGACCAACGCGCTGAACACCGAGTACGACCACAACTTCGCCAAATATCCGCTGGCCGACGAGGACGAGCCGCGCAGCCAGCTGCTGCACCGGCGCATCGACGTCGACTACAACGGCTGGTGGATGTGCATGATCCCGCGCCGCGTGGCCGAGGAACTGGGCCAGCCGCTGCCGTTGTTCATCAAATGGGACGACGCCGAGTACGGCTTGCGCGCGGGCGAGCACGGCTACCCGACCGTCACCCTGCCCGGAGCGGCGATCTGGCACATGGCCTGGAGCGACAAAGACGATGCGATCGACTGGCAGGCCTACTTCCATCTGCGCAACCGCTTGATCGTCGCGGCCCTGCACTGGGACGGCAACATCCGCGGCCTGGTCGCCAGCCACTTCAAGGCGACGATGAAACACCTTCTCTGCCTTGAGTATTCGACCGTCGCCATCCAGAACAAGGCGATGGACGACTTCCTGGCCGGGCCGGAGAACCTGTTCTCCATCCTGGAGTCGGCGCTGCCGCAGGTGCGCGCGATGCGTGAGGAGTTCCCCGACGCGGTGGTGCTGCCCGGCGCCACCGCGCTGCCCCCGCCGAGTGACCGCAGGCGCCGACCGGTCAAGATCCCGACCAACCCGCCGGCGATTCTGTGGCGCCTGTCCCGCGGTGTCATCCACCAGCTCAAGCCGCACGATCCCGAGCATCACCGCCGGCCCGAGCTGAACGTGGCCACCCAGGACGCCCGCTGGTTCACGTTGTGCAAGGTCGACGGCGTCACCGTGACCACGGCCGACGGACGCGGAGTGGTCTATCGGCAGCGCGACCGGGACATGATGGCCGACCTGCTGCGCGAGTCACTCAAACGCCAGGCACTGCTGGTGCGCCGATTCGACAAGCTGCGCAAGCAGTACCGGGCGGCACTGCCGATGCTGACCAGCACCCAGAAGTGGGAGGACGTGCTCAACCCCGCGCCGGAACCCGCTCATGGATGA
- a CDS encoding esterase family protein, which yields MKLVGRLRGAAKVSWRRFTVAALVAAVLPALIGTVGGSATAGAFSRPGLPVEYLMVPSAGMGRDIKVQFQSGGANAPGLYLLDGLRAQDDFNGWDINTAAFEWYLDSGLATIMPVGGQSSFYSDWYKPACGNNGCSTYKWETFLTQELPAYLAANKGVDPNRNAAVGLSMAGSAALTLAIYYPQQFQYAGSLSGYLNLSEGWWPMLVNLSMGDAGGYDANDMWGRTEDPNSAWKRNDPMVNIGKLVANNTRIWVYAGNGKPAEVNGTVAGDNLPAKFLESLTLRTNKTFQEEYIAAGGRNGVFNFPAGGTHDWPYWGQQLQQMKPDIQRVLGAVPQPSAPAAPAEGAAPAEPVSSGG from the coding sequence ATGAAGTTGGTTGGAAGGCTGCGCGGGGCAGCGAAGGTCTCGTGGCGCCGGTTCACGGTGGCGGCCCTGGTGGCGGCCGTCTTGCCGGCTCTGATCGGTACGGTCGGCGGCTCGGCGACGGCCGGGGCGTTCTCCCGGCCCGGTCTGCCGGTCGAGTACCTGATGGTGCCGTCGGCCGGGATGGGCCGCGACATCAAGGTGCAGTTCCAGAGCGGTGGGGCCAACGCACCGGGCCTCTACCTGCTCGACGGCCTGCGCGCACAGGACGACTTCAACGGCTGGGACATCAACACCGCGGCGTTCGAGTGGTACCTCGATTCCGGGCTCGCGACGATCATGCCGGTCGGCGGCCAGTCCAGCTTCTACAGCGACTGGTACAAGCCGGCCTGCGGCAACAACGGTTGCTCGACCTACAAGTGGGAGACGTTCCTGACCCAGGAGCTGCCCGCTTACCTGGCTGCGAACAAGGGCGTCGACCCGAACCGCAACGCGGCCGTGGGTCTGTCGATGGCCGGTTCGGCGGCGCTGACGCTGGCGATCTACTACCCACAGCAGTTCCAGTACGCCGGATCGCTGTCGGGTTACCTGAACCTCTCCGAGGGCTGGTGGCCGATGCTGGTCAACCTGTCGATGGGTGATGCGGGCGGCTACGACGCCAACGACATGTGGGGCCGCACCGAGGACCCGAACAGCGCCTGGAAACGCAACGACCCGATGGTCAACATCGGCAAGCTGGTCGCCAACAACACCCGCATCTGGGTCTACGCGGGCAACGGCAAGCCGGCCGAGGTCAACGGCACGGTCGCGGGCGACAACTTGCCCGCGAAGTTCCTGGAGAGCCTCACGCTGCGCACCAACAAGACCTTCCAGGAGGAGTACATCGCGGCGGGCGGCCGCAACGGTGTCTTCAACTTCCCGGCGGGCGGCACGCACGACTGGCCCTACTGGGGACAGCAGCTGCAGCAGATGAAGCCGGACATCCAGCGCGTGCTCGGCGCGGTTCCGCAGCCGTCGGCACCGGCGGCACCGGCTGAGGGCGCTGCCCCCGCCGAGCCGGTCTCCTCGGGCGGTTAG
- a CDS encoding N-acetylmuramoyl-L-alanine amidase has protein sequence MLCRRPAPSILFTAIAATVMLLPWAINGLPGDDGRQPPTLGAPQMVEQPLPDLGGGETIRELHQDVPFSMVALTADDLTGTTARIRARQDDGSWGPWYDAEPMEGVGADLPGPRGTEPVFIGRTTAVQISVTRPATAPATGPRPGDSDLPDDRPELGYVPANVEQPFGENLNAVLISPPEAPADLLPLPNAATPPGQPPHIINRPGWGADESMRCGEPRYDSRIQAGVVHHTAGSNDYSPQDSAAIVRSIYEYHTRTLGWCDIAYNALVDKYGQVFEGRAGGMTRPVEGAHTGGFNHNTWGVAMLGNFDVEPPTPIQLRTTARLLGWVLGQSGVDPLAAVTLPSEGGSFTKFPFGAATTLPTIFTHRDVGNTECPGNAAYAQMQLIRDIAARFNDPPGPEQLAESLRGGAIFAKWDSLGGMNSFLGRPTSPEASGAGSTRYVTFEHGAVYWSPESGAEPVTGELYKAWGSLGFERGALGLPTSAEIAEPLWIVQNFQHGTLNFDREKGTVTRVIDGVPVELPPAPADMTPVQLERFTPPVNPV, from the coding sequence GTGCTGTGTCGGCGCCCCGCACCATCGATCCTGTTCACCGCAATCGCGGCGACGGTGATGCTGCTGCCGTGGGCGATCAACGGTCTCCCCGGTGACGACGGCCGGCAACCTCCGACGCTGGGCGCCCCGCAGATGGTCGAGCAGCCGTTGCCCGACCTGGGTGGCGGCGAGACGATCCGCGAGCTGCACCAGGACGTCCCGTTCTCGATGGTGGCGCTCACGGCCGACGATCTCACCGGGACCACCGCGCGGATTCGGGCCCGGCAGGACGACGGTTCCTGGGGGCCGTGGTACGACGCCGAGCCGATGGAGGGGGTGGGCGCCGACCTTCCCGGTCCGCGCGGCACCGAACCGGTATTCATCGGCCGCACCACGGCCGTGCAGATCTCGGTGACCCGGCCCGCGACAGCGCCGGCCACGGGGCCCCGGCCCGGAGACAGCGATCTCCCCGACGACCGCCCCGAGCTCGGCTACGTTCCGGCCAACGTCGAGCAGCCCTTCGGCGAGAACCTCAACGCCGTGCTGATCAGTCCGCCGGAGGCCCCGGCCGACCTGCTTCCGCTGCCCAACGCGGCCACGCCCCCCGGCCAGCCGCCGCACATCATCAATCGTCCGGGGTGGGGCGCCGACGAGTCGATGCGTTGCGGAGAACCCCGCTACGACAGCAGGATCCAGGCCGGCGTGGTCCATCACACCGCCGGCAGCAACGACTACAGCCCCCAGGATTCGGCGGCGATCGTGCGGTCGATCTACGAGTACCACACCCGCACACTGGGCTGGTGCGACATCGCCTACAACGCGCTGGTCGACAAGTACGGGCAGGTCTTCGAAGGCCGCGCCGGTGGCATGACGCGGCCCGTCGAAGGCGCGCACACCGGTGGCTTCAACCACAACACGTGGGGGGTGGCGATGCTCGGCAATTTCGATGTCGAGCCGCCGACACCCATCCAGTTGCGAACCACCGCAAGGCTTCTCGGTTGGGTGCTGGGCCAATCCGGCGTCGATCCGCTGGCCGCGGTCACGCTGCCGTCCGAGGGCGGGTCGTTCACCAAGTTCCCGTTCGGGGCCGCGACGACGCTGCCTACCATCTTCACCCACCGCGACGTCGGCAACACCGAGTGCCCGGGCAACGCGGCCTACGCGCAGATGCAGTTGATCCGCGACATCGCCGCGCGTTTCAACGACCCCCCGGGGCCGGAGCAACTGGCCGAATCGCTGCGCGGCGGGGCGATTTTCGCCAAGTGGGACTCTTTGGGCGGCATGAACAGCTTCCTGGGCCGGCCCACCTCCCCGGAGGCTTCCGGTGCGGGCTCCACCCGCTACGTCACCTTCGAACACGGCGCCGTCTACTGGTCGCCGGAAAGCGGTGCCGAACCGGTGACCGGTGAGCTCTACAAGGCGTGGGGCTCGCTGGGTTTCGAGCGGGGAGCACTGGGTCTGCCGACCAGCGCCGAGATCGCCGAACCGCTGTGGATCGTGCAGAACTTCCAGCACGGCACCCTGAACTTCGACCGCGAGAAGGGGACGGTGACCCGCGTGATCGACGGTGTGCCCGTCGAGTTGCCGCCCGCCCCGGCCGATATGACGCCGGTCCAGCTCGAGCGCTTCACGCCGCCCGTCAACCCCGTCTGA
- the zomB gene encoding flagellar motor control protein ZomB: protein MDRFLRHGPTFPYTASVRLSLWLSVLTVAVLFGWGAWQRRWIADDGLIVLRTIRNLLAGNGPVFNAGERVEANTSTAWSYLVYLASLVAGSARLEYVVLVLALVLSVAGMVLVMLGTARLYAPSLAGRRAVLLPAGALVYIAVPPARDFATSGLENGLVLAYLGLLWWMMVRWSQALRGRTRTPGGGRSFDTALAFVAGFSVLVRPELALVGGAALVMMLVAAPDWRRRVVLIVAGGLLPVAYQIFRMGYYGLLVPGTAVAKDASGAKWNQGLAYLANFNQPYLLWAPAVLLIGLALMVMLLRGRPAWVNRRAPEGTGRWARIVQNPTAVVVFMLVSGLLQAVYWVRQGGDFMHGRVLLTPLFCLLAPVSLVPLMLPDKSRMARGAGYLYTGAAALLWVAVAGWALWAANSPGMGPDATRVTYSGIVDERRFYAQATGHAHPLTAADYLDYPRMRAVLTAIDNTPDGALWLPAGNYDMWDVVPAIPPPPELRTPDYRGPQTVFFTNLGMMGMNVGLDVRVIDQIGLANPLAAHTERLTDGRIGHDKNLFPDWAVAEGPFLKERPYIPQYLDEDWIRQAEAALKCPQTQEMLEARRAPMGPRRFLSNLLNAAEFTSYRIDRVPLYELRRCGLPVPEPVNPTYTGLPATGP, encoded by the coding sequence GTGGACCGATTCCTGCGGCACGGGCCGACCTTCCCCTACACCGCCTCGGTGCGGCTGAGCCTGTGGCTGTCCGTGCTCACGGTGGCCGTGCTGTTCGGGTGGGGGGCCTGGCAGCGCCGGTGGATCGCCGACGACGGCCTGATCGTGCTGCGGACCATCCGGAACCTGTTGGCCGGCAACGGTCCGGTCTTCAACGCCGGCGAGCGTGTCGAGGCCAACACGTCGACGGCGTGGTCATATCTGGTGTACCTGGCCAGCCTCGTCGCCGGGTCGGCCCGGCTGGAGTACGTGGTGCTGGTGCTCGCTCTGGTGCTCTCGGTGGCCGGAATGGTGCTCGTCATGCTCGGGACCGCCCGGCTCTACGCACCGAGCCTGGCCGGTCGCCGCGCAGTGCTGCTGCCCGCCGGAGCGCTGGTCTACATCGCGGTGCCGCCGGCGCGTGACTTCGCCACGTCAGGCCTGGAAAACGGTTTGGTGCTGGCCTATCTCGGGTTGTTGTGGTGGATGATGGTGCGCTGGTCGCAAGCGCTGCGCGGCCGGACCCGCACGCCCGGCGGCGGCCGCAGCTTCGACACCGCCCTGGCTTTCGTCGCCGGGTTCTCCGTGCTGGTGCGTCCGGAACTCGCGCTCGTCGGGGGTGCGGCTCTGGTGATGATGCTGGTGGCCGCACCCGATTGGCGCCGTCGCGTCGTGCTCATCGTCGCCGGCGGCCTGCTCCCGGTGGCCTACCAGATCTTCCGGATGGGTTACTACGGGCTACTGGTCCCGGGGACCGCGGTGGCCAAGGACGCCTCGGGTGCCAAGTGGAACCAGGGACTGGCCTATCTGGCCAACTTCAACCAGCCTTACCTGCTGTGGGCGCCGGCGGTGCTGCTGATCGGGCTGGCGCTGATGGTGATGTTGCTGCGCGGGCGACCGGCCTGGGTGAACCGCCGTGCCCCCGAGGGCACCGGACGCTGGGCCCGGATCGTGCAGAACCCCACCGCCGTCGTCGTTTTCATGCTCGTCAGCGGTCTGCTGCAGGCCGTGTACTGGGTCCGCCAAGGCGGTGACTTCATGCACGGCCGGGTGCTGTTGACGCCGTTGTTCTGCCTGCTGGCCCCGGTGTCGCTGGTGCCCCTGATGCTGCCGGACAAGTCGCGGATGGCCCGCGGCGCCGGCTACCTGTACACCGGCGCCGCCGCGTTGCTGTGGGTCGCGGTCGCCGGATGGGCGCTGTGGGCCGCGAACTCGCCGGGCATGGGTCCCGACGCCACCCGGGTCACCTACAGCGGCATCGTCGACGAACGTCGGTTCTACGCCCAGGCCACCGGGCACGCGCATCCGTTGACCGCGGCCGACTACCTCGACTATCCGCGCATGCGCGCGGTGCTGACCGCCATCGACAACACCCCTGACGGCGCGTTGTGGCTGCCCGCCGGCAACTACGACATGTGGGACGTGGTGCCCGCCATCCCCCCTCCGCCGGAACTGCGCACCCCCGACTACCGCGGCCCGCAGACGGTGTTCTTCACCAATCTCGGCATGATGGGCATGAACGTCGGACTGGACGTGCGCGTAATCGACCAGATCGGCCTGGCCAATCCGCTGGCGGCACACACCGAACGCCTCACCGACGGCCGGATCGGCCACGACAAGAACCTTTTTCCGGACTGGGCGGTCGCCGAGGGGCCGTTCCTCAAGGAGCGGCCGTACATCCCGCAGTATCTCGACGAGGACTGGATCCGTCAGGCCGAGGCGGCGCTGAAATGTCCGCAGACCCAAGAGATGCTGGAAGCGCGGCGGGCGCCGATGGGCCCGCGCAGGTTCCTGTCGAACCTGCTCAACGCGGCGGAATTCACCAGCTACCGCATCGACCGGGTGCCGCTGTACGAACTCCGACGATGCGGTCTGCCGGTGCCCGAACCGGTCAACCCGACCTACACGGGACTCCCCGCCACGGGCCCGTGA
- the glf gene encoding UDP-galactopyranose mutase produces the protein MISPDPRPTAGAFDLFVVGSGFFGLTIAERVATQLGKRVLVVDRRDHIGGNAYSEAEPRTGIEVHKYGAHLFHTSNTRVWDYVRQFTDFTGYQHRVFALHNGQAYQFPMGLGLVSQFFGRYYTPDEARALIKEQASEIETADAQNLEEKAISLIGRPLYEAFVKHYTAKQWQTDPKQLPASNITRLPVRYTFDNRYFNDTYEGLPVDGYTRWLENMAADERIEVRLGTDWFDVRDELRAASPEAPVVYTGPLDRYFDYCEGRLGWRTLDFELEVLDTGDFQGTPVMNYNDADVPFTRIHEFRHFHPERDYPADKTVIMREYSRFAENDDEPYYPINTDADRAILTAYRERAKAETASSRVLFGGRLGTYQYLDMHMAIASALNMYDNTLAPHLRDGAPLSDPETESNRQ, from the coding sequence ATGATCTCTCCTGATCCCCGCCCCACCGCTGGTGCGTTCGACCTGTTCGTCGTCGGTTCCGGGTTCTTCGGTCTGACGATTGCCGAACGGGTGGCCACCCAGCTGGGCAAGCGGGTACTCGTCGTCGATCGTCGTGACCACATCGGCGGCAACGCGTACTCCGAGGCCGAGCCCCGCACCGGTATCGAGGTGCACAAGTACGGCGCCCACCTCTTCCACACCAGCAACACCCGGGTGTGGGACTACGTGCGGCAGTTCACCGACTTCACCGGCTACCAGCATCGGGTGTTCGCGCTGCACAACGGGCAGGCCTACCAGTTCCCGATGGGTCTCGGGCTGGTCAGCCAGTTCTTCGGCCGGTACTACACCCCCGACGAGGCCAGGGCGCTGATCAAGGAGCAGGCCAGCGAAATCGAGACCGCCGACGCCCAGAACCTGGAGGAGAAGGCGATCTCGCTGATCGGCCGCCCCCTCTACGAGGCGTTCGTCAAGCACTACACCGCCAAGCAGTGGCAGACCGATCCCAAGCAGTTGCCGGCCAGCAACATCACCCGCTTGCCGGTGCGTTACACGTTCGACAACCGGTACTTCAACGACACCTACGAGGGTCTGCCCGTCGACGGCTACACCCGGTGGCTGGAGAACATGGCCGCCGACGAGCGCATCGAGGTCCGGCTGGGCACCGACTGGTTCGACGTCCGCGACGAACTGCGTGCCGCGTCCCCGGAGGCGCCCGTCGTCTACACCGGGCCGCTGGACCGGTACTTCGACTACTGCGAGGGCCGCCTCGGCTGGCGCACGCTGGACTTCGAGCTCGAGGTGCTCGACACCGGGGATTTTCAGGGCACCCCCGTCATGAACTACAACGACGCCGACGTGCCCTTCACCCGCATCCACGAATTCCGGCACTTCCATCCGGAGCGTGATTACCCGGCCGACAAGACGGTGATCATGCGCGAGTACTCGCGGTTCGCCGAGAACGACGACGAGCCTTACTATCCGATCAACACCGATGCCGACCGCGCGATACTGACCGCCTACCGGGAGCGCGCCAAGGCCGAGACCGCATCGTCGCGCGTGCTGTTCGGCGGTCGGCTGGGCACCTACCAGTATCTGGACATGCACATGGCGATCGCCAGCGCGCTGAACATGTACGACAACACGCTCGCGCCGCACCTGCGCGACGGGGCACCGCTGAGCGATCCCGAGACAGAAAGCAACCGACAATGA
- a CDS encoding decaprenyl-phosphate phosphoribosyltransferase, with amino-acid sequence MSTSQVGQDSGTTVGPPKSLAAGIVKALRPRQWVKNVLVFAAPVAALGDDRYAYDYREVLIRVLLAFAVFSLAASCVYLVNDARDVEADRAHPTKRFRPIAAGVVPEWLAYSLAVALGAASLVISWMVTPNLALVMAVYIAIQLAYCFGLKHQPVIDICIVSSGFLIRAIAGGVAADVPLSQWFLLMMAFGSLFMAAGKRYAELQLAERTGAKIRRSLEAYTSSYLRFVWTLSATALVLCYGLWAFERDAMGDTSWFVVSMVPFVVAILRYAVDVDGGMAGEPEEIALKDRVLQMLAVAWIGTLGGAIFLS; translated from the coding sequence ATGAGCACATCGCAGGTCGGCCAGGACAGCGGGACCACCGTCGGGCCGCCGAAGAGCCTGGCCGCCGGAATCGTCAAGGCGCTGCGCCCCCGTCAGTGGGTCAAGAACGTCCTGGTCTTCGCCGCCCCGGTGGCCGCCCTCGGCGACGACCGCTACGCCTACGACTACCGCGAAGTCCTGATCCGGGTGCTGCTCGCGTTCGCGGTGTTCAGCCTCGCGGCATCGTGTGTATATCTCGTCAACGACGCCCGAGACGTCGAGGCCGACCGCGCGCACCCCACGAAACGGTTCCGCCCCATCGCCGCCGGAGTGGTGCCCGAATGGCTGGCCTACAGCCTGGCGGTGGCGCTCGGCGCTGCGTCGCTGGTGATCTCGTGGATGGTCACACCGAACCTGGCGTTGGTGATGGCCGTCTACATCGCGATCCAGCTGGCCTACTGCTTCGGGCTCAAGCACCAACCGGTGATCGACATCTGCATCGTGTCGTCGGGCTTCCTGATCCGCGCCATCGCCGGCGGTGTGGCCGCCGATGTGCCTCTGTCGCAATGGTTCCTGTTGATGATGGCGTTCGGTTCGCTGTTCATGGCGGCCGGTAAGCGGTACGCAGAACTGCAGCTGGCCGAGCGGACCGGTGCCAAGATCCGCAGGTCGCTGGAGGCCTACACCAGTTCCTACCTGCGCTTCGTGTGGACGCTGTCGGCGACCGCGCTGGTGCTCTGCTACGGCCTGTGGGCCTTCGAACGGGACGCGATGGGCGACACCTCGTGGTTCGTGGTGTCGATGGTGCCGTTCGTCGTCGCCATCCTGCGCTACGCCGTCGACGTCGACGGCGGCATGGCCGGTGAGCCGGAAGAGATCGCGTTGAAAGACCGGGTGCTGCAGATGCTCGCGGTCGCGTGGATCGGAACCCTCGGTGGCGCAATTTTCCTTAGCTGA
- a CDS encoding alpha/beta hydrolase-fold protein: MRAVMRSVLAAVAVLALWSAGVLPGAPGTPPAHAQGVEFLMVPSPAMGRDIPVAFQGGGPHAVVLLDAFNAAPDVSNWVTAGNAMNTLAGSGVSVVAPAGGAWSMYTNWEQDGSKQWETFLADELPNWLAANKGLAPGGHGIVGAAQGGTGALTMAAFHPNRYRYAGSLSGFLTPSATAMNGAITAGLARFGGVDTRNMWGLPQLGRWKWHDPDVHVQLLVNNNTRLWVYSPSATTCTDPAAMIGYCDQAQGSNRTFYQHYRATGGGNGHFDFPNSGNHDWGSWSGQLAAMSGELAAVLR, encoded by the coding sequence ATGCGTGCGGTGATGCGTTCGGTCCTGGCCGCGGTGGCGGTCCTCGCACTCTGGTCGGCGGGAGTGCTCCCGGGAGCCCCGGGAACACCGCCCGCGCACGCCCAGGGGGTCGAGTTCCTGATGGTGCCGTCCCCGGCGATGGGCCGCGACATTCCCGTCGCCTTCCAGGGCGGCGGTCCGCACGCAGTGGTGCTGCTCGACGCGTTCAACGCCGCCCCGGACGTCAGCAACTGGGTGACCGCGGGCAACGCGATGAACACGCTGGCCGGGTCCGGCGTCTCGGTGGTCGCGCCGGCCGGTGGGGCGTGGAGCATGTACACGAACTGGGAGCAGGACGGCAGCAAGCAGTGGGAGACCTTCCTGGCCGACGAGCTGCCCAACTGGCTGGCCGCCAACAAGGGCCTGGCTCCGGGCGGGCACGGCATCGTGGGCGCGGCCCAGGGCGGCACCGGGGCGCTGACCATGGCGGCCTTCCACCCCAACCGCTACCGCTACGCCGGCTCGCTGTCGGGCTTCCTCACCCCGTCGGCCACCGCGATGAACGGCGCGATCACCGCAGGGCTGGCCCGCTTCGGCGGTGTCGACACCCGCAACATGTGGGGGCTGCCGCAGCTGGGCCGGTGGAAGTGGCACGACCCCGACGTGCACGTGCAGCTGCTGGTGAACAACAACACCCGGTTGTGGGTGTACAGCCCGTCGGCCACCACGTGCACCGACCCCGCGGCCATGATCGGTTACTGCGACCAGGCGCAGGGCAGCAACCGCACGTTCTACCAGCACTACCGCGCCACCGGCGGCGGTAACGGGCACTTCGACTTCCCGAACTCGGGCAACCACGACTGGGGTTCCTGGAGTGGGCAGCTGGCCGCGATGTCAGGGGAGCTGGCTGCGGTTCTGCGCTGA
- a CDS encoding DUF732 domain-containing protein, whose translation MAGLSALVALPAAWLTGCAFSDDMMSGLTSEREPAPVHGESPARPPGPADADANSNALVVTPRQQDYLDALHAAGIEPASDLTALSIGSYVCQARAAKQPDQAVWDFIAPMVASDPDDPAFQNTTADYIRIATDRLC comes from the coding sequence ATGGCAGGACTGTCCGCGCTCGTCGCTCTGCCGGCCGCCTGGCTCACCGGGTGCGCGTTCAGCGACGACATGATGTCGGGGCTGACCTCCGAGCGGGAACCCGCTCCGGTGCACGGCGAATCGCCTGCGCGGCCGCCCGGCCCCGCAGACGCCGACGCGAACTCCAACGCCCTGGTGGTCACGCCGCGCCAGCAGGACTACCTCGACGCCCTGCACGCGGCCGGCATCGAACCGGCCAGTGACCTGACCGCGCTGAGCATCGGTTCCTACGTGTGCCAGGCTCGCGCGGCCAAGCAGCCTGACCAGGCCGTGTGGGACTTCATCGCGCCGATGGTGGCCAGCGACCCGGACGACCCCGCGTTCCAGAACACGACGGCCGACTACATTCGCATCGCGACCGACCGACTCTGCTAA